A DNA window from Shewanella baltica contains the following coding sequences:
- a CDS encoding PilT/PilU family type 4a pilus ATPase: MDVLPFLKVIVERKASDLFITAGFPPSAKIDGELRPLAESAFTPAQSLDFVESLMTEAQKQEFHSTRECNFAFAAKDLGRFRVSAFWQRESPGCVMRRIETKIPDVDDLKLPPILKDLVMSKRGLIIMVGGTGTGKSTSLAALVGYRNGHARGHILTIEDPVEFVHDHRKSIITQREVGIDTESFDAALKSSLRQAPDVILIGEIRTQETMEFALSFAETGHLCMATLHANNANQALDRIMHLVPESKHQQLLFDLSLNLRGIVAQQLIPKVDGTGRRAAIEVLINTPRVASLIAKNELHLLKETMAKSNEQGMQTFDQALLKLYVDGEISYADALHHADSPNDLRLMIKLQNKESTGSGFMEGVTLDMD, from the coding sequence ATGGATGTTCTTCCGTTTTTAAAAGTGATCGTTGAGCGCAAAGCCTCCGACTTGTTTATCACAGCTGGCTTTCCGCCAAGTGCTAAGATTGACGGTGAGTTGCGTCCCTTGGCCGAAAGTGCCTTTACTCCGGCACAATCACTGGATTTTGTTGAATCCTTAATGACCGAAGCGCAGAAACAAGAGTTTCATTCGACTCGTGAGTGTAACTTTGCTTTTGCGGCAAAGGATTTAGGTCGTTTTCGGGTGAGTGCATTTTGGCAGCGTGAATCGCCTGGCTGCGTGATGCGCCGTATTGAGACTAAAATCCCTGACGTCGATGATTTAAAACTGCCACCCATTCTGAAAGATCTGGTGATGAGTAAACGTGGCCTCATCATTATGGTGGGCGGAACGGGTACGGGTAAGTCAACATCTCTGGCGGCCTTGGTGGGATATCGTAATGGTCATGCTCGTGGTCATATTCTCACGATTGAAGATCCAGTCGAATTTGTTCACGACCACAGAAAAAGCATTATCACCCAGCGTGAAGTGGGCATAGATACTGAGTCTTTCGATGCGGCGCTAAAAAGCTCCCTTCGCCAAGCACCCGATGTGATCTTGATTGGTGAAATTCGTACCCAAGAGACGATGGAGTTCGCCCTGTCGTTTGCGGAAACAGGCCACCTCTGTATGGCAACCTTGCATGCCAACAACGCCAACCAAGCATTAGACCGCATTATGCACCTCGTGCCTGAGAGTAAACATCAGCAGTTATTGTTCGATTTGTCATTGAATTTGCGCGGTATTGTGGCGCAGCAATTGATCCCAAAAGTCGATGGCACTGGGCGCCGCGCCGCGATTGAAGTATTGATCAACACCCCAAGGGTGGCGAGTTTAATTGCGAAGAACGAGCTGCATTTGCTCAAAGAAACCATGGCTAAATCGAATGAGCAGGGTATGCAGACGTTCGATCAGGCCTTGTTGAAACTTTATGTCGATGGCGAGATTAGTTACGCCGATGCGCTGCATCATGCTGATTCACCGAACGATTTACGTTTGATGATTAAATTGCAGAATAAAGAATCCACGGGCTCAGGCTTTATGGAAGGTGTCACCTTAGACATGGACTAA
- a CDS encoding glutathione peroxidase yields MKKLPMIFAMTASLMSVGAMAATCPEYLNLEVRKLHSEETVNLCELTQGKPVLIINTASNCGYTPQFKALEALHENYKDKGLVVIGFPSDDFFQEENDEKDTAKVCYINYGVTFTMLSTSAVRGSDANSVFKYLAEKTGAPKWNFYKYVVSGDGAVVQQFNSKVKPDSEELKQAIESVL; encoded by the coding sequence ATGAAAAAATTACCTATGATATTCGCTATGACAGCGAGCTTGATGAGTGTTGGTGCTATGGCGGCCACTTGTCCTGAGTATTTGAACCTTGAAGTACGAAAATTACATTCTGAAGAGACAGTTAATCTGTGTGAATTGACTCAGGGAAAGCCAGTGTTGATTATTAACACTGCGAGTAACTGTGGTTATACCCCGCAGTTTAAAGCGCTCGAAGCATTGCATGAAAACTATAAAGACAAAGGCTTAGTGGTTATTGGTTTCCCATCGGATGATTTTTTCCAAGAAGAAAATGATGAGAAAGACACGGCTAAGGTGTGTTACATCAATTATGGTGTCACTTTCACTATGTTGTCGACTTCAGCTGTGCGTGGCAGTGACGCCAATAGCGTATTTAAATACTTAGCCGAAAAAACCGGTGCGCCTAAGTGGAATTTTTATAAGTATGTCGTTAGCGGCGATGGCGCAGTTGTGCAACAGTTCAATTCTAAAGTGAAGCCAGATAGCGAAGAGCTTAAGCAAGCAATAGAATCTGTACTTTAA
- the hemH gene encoding ferrochelatase, giving the protein MAKFSGLSKEVGHGQRGKVGVLLLNLGTPDAPTASAVRRYLAEFLADPRVVEIPKLVWMMILHGIILRVRPAKSAALYQKVWTAAGSPLMDISLRQTAKLADKLNADNHDVSVHLAMRYGSPSVASTLQTMHQNGIDKIVVLPLYPQYAAPTTGSAFDAIAAELSKWRYIPSLHFINTYHDNADFINALASSITADFEAHGKPQKLVLSYHGMPERNLHLGDPYYCFCMKTTRLVTEKLGLGKDEFVMTFQSRFGKAKWLQPYTDATLKALPQQGVRDIAIVCPAFSADCLETLEEIVGENGHLFAEAGGEKFRYIAALNDDDAHITMMANLVKPHF; this is encoded by the coding sequence TTGGCTAAATTTTCAGGCTTATCCAAAGAAGTTGGACACGGACAGCGCGGCAAAGTGGGCGTGCTGTTATTAAATTTAGGTACGCCAGATGCACCCACAGCATCGGCTGTTAGGCGTTATCTAGCTGAGTTCTTAGCAGATCCCCGCGTAGTCGAAATTCCTAAATTAGTGTGGATGATGATTTTACACGGGATCATTTTGCGGGTACGCCCAGCAAAATCGGCGGCGTTATACCAGAAGGTATGGACAGCGGCCGGCTCACCGTTAATGGACATTAGTTTGCGTCAAACGGCGAAGTTAGCCGATAAACTTAACGCCGATAACCATGATGTTTCTGTCCATTTAGCAATGCGTTATGGCAGTCCATCGGTCGCCAGTACTTTGCAAACTATGCATCAAAATGGCATTGATAAAATCGTGGTGTTACCTCTGTATCCCCAATATGCGGCGCCAACTACGGGTTCTGCTTTTGATGCGATTGCGGCTGAGTTGTCTAAGTGGCGCTATATTCCATCGTTGCATTTTATTAATACTTATCATGATAATGCTGATTTTATTAATGCGTTAGCGAGTTCGATCACGGCTGATTTTGAAGCCCATGGTAAACCGCAAAAATTGGTGTTGTCTTATCATGGTATGCCTGAGCGTAATTTGCATTTAGGCGATCCGTATTATTGCTTCTGCATGAAAACGACTCGACTAGTTACCGAAAAGCTTGGGTTAGGCAAAGATGAGTTTGTGATGACATTCCAATCGCGTTTTGGTAAAGCAAAATGGCTACAACCTTATACCGATGCGACTTTGAAAGCGTTGCCGCAACAAGGCGTGCGCGATATTGCTATCGTTTGCCCCGCTTTTAGCGCCGATTGTTTAGAGACGCTGGAAGAAATTGTTGGTGAGAATGGTCATCTCTTTGCCGAGGCGGGTGGTGAGAAGTTCCGTTATATTGCTGCACTAAACGATGATGATGCGCACATTACTATGATGGCCAACTTAGTGAAGCCACATTTTTGA
- the ruvX gene encoding Holliday junction resolvase RuvX yields MNSKTVLGFDFGTKSIGVAIGQEITASATPLLSIKAVDGIPNWDQIGDLIKEWQPDLVVVGLPLNMDGTEQDMTHRARKFANRINAKFKVKIATQDERLTTTDAKARLFELGGFKALTKGQVDAVSAVLIIESYFENNFSK; encoded by the coding sequence ATGAATTCGAAAACCGTATTAGGCTTTGATTTTGGTACTAAAAGTATTGGTGTGGCTATAGGCCAAGAAATCACCGCTAGCGCCACGCCATTATTGTCAATCAAAGCCGTCGATGGGATCCCCAACTGGGATCAGATAGGCGATTTAATCAAAGAGTGGCAACCCGACCTAGTGGTTGTTGGTCTGCCCTTAAACATGGATGGCACTGAGCAAGATATGACCCACAGGGCGCGTAAATTTGCGAACCGTATCAATGCTAAGTTCAAAGTCAAAATAGCCACTCAAGATGAGCGATTAACCACTACCGATGCTAAGGCAAGATTATTCGAGTTAGGCGGATTCAAGGCGCTCACCAAAGGCCAAGTCGATGCTGTGTCTGCCGTACTGATTATTGAAAGCTACTTTGAAAATAACTTCAGCAAGTAA
- a CDS encoding YqgE/AlgH family protein: MESLQNHFLIAMPSLHDTFFERSVIYICEHDAKGAMGLVINKPLGIEVNSLLEQMDLPAEQVSTDLAFNANVMMGGPVSQDRGFVLHTSQPYWANSTDLGCGLMLTTSRDVLTAIGSNRSPEKFLVALGYAGWSKDQLEQELADNSWLTIPATNALLFDIKHEDRWPQASRALGFDAWQVSAQAGHA, translated from the coding sequence ATGGAGAGTTTGCAGAACCATTTCTTAATTGCCATGCCTTCACTGCACGATACGTTTTTTGAACGCTCAGTCATCTATATCTGTGAACATGATGCCAAAGGCGCCATGGGACTGGTGATCAATAAACCGCTCGGTATCGAAGTTAATTCGCTATTAGAACAAATGGATTTGCCAGCTGAGCAAGTCTCCACCGATTTAGCGTTCAATGCCAATGTCATGATGGGCGGACCCGTTTCCCAAGATCGTGGCTTTGTACTGCATACCTCTCAGCCCTATTGGGCCAACAGCACAGATCTGGGTTGTGGTTTAATGCTAACCACCTCACGCGATGTGTTAACCGCTATTGGAAGCAACAGATCGCCAGAGAAGTTCCTCGTCGCATTAGGATATGCTGGATGGAGCAAAGATCAGCTCGAACAAGAGCTTGCCGATAATTCTTGGCTAACGATTCCAGCAACCAATGCACTCTTGTTTGACATTAAACACGAAGACCGTTGGCCACAGGCCAGCCGAGCTCTTGGATTTGATGCTTGGCAGGTTTCAGCTCAAGCGGGTCACGCTTAA
- the yciH gene encoding stress response translation initiation inhibitor YciH yields the protein MKADPNVSLVYSTDKGRINAEPVTKAIPESDGIVRIHRDSKGRKGKGVSIISGLGLDETALKAMAQTLKKQCGCGGTVKDFTIEVQTDNREQLKLLLEKQNYKVKLAGG from the coding sequence ATGAAAGCAGATCCTAATGTATCCTTAGTGTACAGCACCGACAAAGGCCGTATTAATGCAGAGCCCGTCACTAAAGCGATTCCTGAATCCGACGGTATAGTCAGGATCCATAGAGACAGTAAGGGCCGCAAAGGCAAAGGCGTTTCGATTATCTCAGGCCTAGGTCTCGATGAAACCGCGTTAAAAGCAATGGCTCAGACCCTTAAAAAACAATGTGGTTGTGGTGGAACGGTTAAAGATTTCACTATTGAGGTCCAAACCGATAACCGCGAGCAATTAAAGCTATTGCTTGAGAAGCAGAACTACAAAGTTAAATTAGCTGGCGGTTAA
- a CDS encoding DUF4136 domain-containing protein → MKNIFVALAVLALSACSSMKSGWDYDPSANFTQYKTYAWVAQKADSAGYHLDGLMDQRVREAVNSQLASKGMTLVDAKDADVLVNYLTKVDKKINVDTFNSNFGYNPYYGPGWGWGGNMQTQTTVREYEVGTLIIDLVDNKTTKLIWRGSVADTIRDKNTPEERVQIINQAVGSVMANYPPKPDTK, encoded by the coding sequence ATGAAAAATATTTTTGTAGCTTTAGCCGTGCTGGCATTAAGTGCCTGTAGCTCGATGAAGTCTGGTTGGGACTATGATCCTAGCGCCAATTTTACCCAATATAAAACCTATGCCTGGGTTGCTCAGAAAGCCGATTCTGCCGGATATCATCTTGATGGCTTGATGGATCAAAGAGTAAGAGAAGCGGTTAATAGCCAGTTAGCGAGTAAAGGCATGACATTAGTCGATGCGAAAGACGCTGATGTATTGGTTAACTACCTCACCAAAGTCGATAAGAAAATCAACGTTGATACCTTCAATAGTAATTTTGGCTACAACCCATACTATGGTCCAGGATGGGGTTGGGGCGGCAATATGCAGACCCAAACTACAGTGAGAGAATATGAAGTTGGTACTCTGATTATTGATTTAGTTGATAATAAAACCACTAAGCTTATCTGGCGTGGTTCTGTTGCCGATACCATTCGCGACAAAAATACCCCAGAAGAAAGAGTACAGATCATCAATCAAGCGGTGGGTAGTGTGATGGCAAATTATCCCCCTAAGCCTGACACTAAGTAG
- a CDS encoding trimeric intracellular cation channel family protein produces the protein MHETQIIGLLWLIGIIAEAMTGALAAGRKQMDLFGVVIIGCATAIGGGTLRDMMLGNYPLIWVEHVNYLIAIAFASLLTVAIAPVMRYLSKLFLAIDALGLAVFSIVGAQKTLMLGFSPTIAVVMGLVTGVFGGVIRDILCNQVPLIFKKELYAVISLLTAGLYIVLKAYQLTEWINLVICLSVGFSLRMLALRYHWSMPTFDYQANGDQHTH, from the coding sequence ATGCATGAGACGCAGATTATTGGATTACTTTGGCTGATTGGTATTATTGCCGAGGCTATGACGGGCGCTCTGGCGGCGGGTCGCAAGCAGATGGATTTGTTTGGTGTGGTGATCATTGGCTGCGCAACGGCGATTGGTGGCGGCACACTAAGGGACATGATGCTCGGCAATTACCCCTTAATTTGGGTTGAGCACGTGAATTACCTTATTGCGATTGCATTTGCTTCTTTACTCACAGTCGCTATCGCTCCTGTGATGCGTTATTTGTCTAAGTTGTTTTTAGCTATCGATGCCTTAGGGTTAGCCGTGTTCTCTATCGTGGGCGCGCAGAAGACCTTAATGTTGGGATTTAGCCCAACGATTGCCGTGGTGATGGGATTGGTGACGGGCGTTTTTGGTGGCGTTATCCGCGATATCCTGTGTAATCAAGTGCCTTTGATTTTTAAGAAAGAACTCTACGCGGTGATTTCACTACTGACGGCTGGTTTGTATATAGTCTTAAAAGCCTATCAATTAACCGAGTGGATTAATCTGGTTATTTGTCTGAGCGTTGGTTTTAGCCTGCGGATGTTAGCGCTGCGCTATCATTGGTCTATGCCGACCTTTGATTATCAGGCCAATGGCGATCAGCACACACATTAG
- the tpx gene encoding thiol peroxidase produces MQKYVSFLAASCIYGLVLMSPNVLASEKNQVLMGEKTVTLEGKLPKLSQMAPGFKVVDDHFAPVMLSDFKGKTVLISAVPSLDTGVCALQTKRFNSEVGHFSDDVVMLTISADLPFAQKRFCKVENVDKIKVLSDSVWRDFGEKYGLLIQDYGLLARAIFIIDAEGKLQYQELVPNITEHPNYDAALEALKNIQAQQ; encoded by the coding sequence ATGCAAAAATACGTTTCATTTTTAGCCGCCAGCTGTATTTATGGCTTAGTGCTGATGAGCCCCAATGTGCTTGCCAGTGAGAAAAACCAGGTTCTTATGGGTGAAAAAACCGTCACCTTGGAAGGCAAGTTACCTAAGCTGTCGCAAATGGCGCCAGGATTCAAAGTGGTTGATGATCATTTTGCGCCAGTCATGCTTAGCGACTTTAAGGGTAAAACCGTGTTGATAAGTGCCGTACCAAGCTTAGATACGGGCGTGTGTGCACTACAAACTAAACGTTTCAACAGCGAAGTGGGCCATTTTTCCGATGACGTGGTCATGCTAACCATCAGTGCCGATTTACCCTTTGCACAGAAACGTTTCTGCAAAGTAGAAAACGTAGATAAAATCAAAGTACTATCCGATTCTGTCTGGCGTGATTTTGGTGAAAAATATGGCTTGTTGATTCAAGATTACGGCTTGCTCGCGAGGGCTATTTTCATCATAGATGCCGAAGGTAAACTCCAATACCAAGAGTTAGTTCCGAATATCACCGAGCATCCTAACTACGATGCTGCACTTGAAGCGCTGAAAAACATTCAAGCCCAGCAGTAA
- a CDS encoding mechanosensitive ion channel family protein has product MENLEGLLKQAPDLIVTYGLKVLFAIIIFFVGKYFAGVAQKLVRKLLNSRKVDPTVVSFVANLAWAIVFVFAVIATLGQIGVQTASLVAVIGAAGLAVGLALQGSLSNFASGVLMVLFRPCRVGDYIEAAGIAGTVDEITIFSTKLRTPDNKVIVAPNSSIMNGTITNYSAMDTRRIDLVIGVSYSADIALTKKILTEILDNNQYVLKDPSYTVGLAELANSSINFVVRPWVKTADYWTARFQLLEQIKNALDAADIGIPFPQMDIHVKELPLSK; this is encoded by the coding sequence ATGGAAAACCTTGAAGGTTTATTAAAGCAAGCACCGGATCTGATTGTGACTTATGGCTTAAAAGTTTTATTTGCCATTATCATTTTCTTTGTTGGTAAATACTTTGCCGGCGTAGCACAAAAGCTGGTTCGTAAATTACTGAACAGCCGTAAAGTTGATCCGACCGTTGTTTCATTTGTCGCAAACCTCGCTTGGGCAATTGTGTTTGTTTTCGCAGTGATTGCCACCTTAGGCCAAATTGGCGTACAAACCGCATCGTTGGTCGCCGTTATCGGTGCCGCTGGTTTAGCGGTGGGTTTAGCGCTACAGGGTTCTCTGTCTAACTTCGCATCGGGCGTGTTAATGGTGTTATTCCGCCCTTGCCGCGTTGGTGACTATATTGAAGCCGCTGGCATTGCCGGTACTGTTGATGAAATTACTATATTCTCAACCAAACTTCGCACACCAGACAACAAGGTTATTGTGGCGCCAAATTCATCCATCATGAATGGCACTATCACTAACTATTCGGCAATGGATACTCGCCGTATCGATTTAGTGATTGGCGTGTCTTATTCTGCCGATATCGCACTCACGAAGAAAATCTTAACTGAGATTTTAGACAACAACCAATATGTGTTAAAAGATCCATCATATACAGTTGGACTGGCTGAATTAGCGAACTCTTCAATTAATTTCGTGGTTCGCCCTTGGGTAAAAACGGCTGATTATTGGACGGCTCGTTTCCAACTGCTTGAGCAAATCAAAAATGCATTAGATGCAGCAGATATCGGTATTCCATTCCCACAAATGGATATTCATGTCAAAGAATTGCCACTCAGCAAATAA
- a CDS encoding OmpA family protein has translation MKNSQSRWIQLVLLLLSLSLTSQVFAWSDTDQDGVPDIKDACPNTAPDTQVMANGCVEEVEVEATASADCSTSNPNAEFSADCHNISAAVVYFEFAIAEVDFSQWKTLALVKAYLAANDVALTLVGHTDIVGTPEFNYLLSLQRAQNVKRILVEDYGFNPNRFTVMGKGISEPVADNRSSEGRSLNRRVQFIVNNK, from the coding sequence GTGAAAAACTCCCAATCTCGATGGATTCAGCTGGTACTTTTACTATTAAGTTTAAGCCTGACATCGCAGGTATTCGCTTGGTCTGATACTGACCAAGATGGCGTGCCTGACATCAAAGATGCCTGCCCTAACACAGCGCCAGACACGCAAGTAATGGCCAATGGCTGTGTTGAAGAGGTCGAGGTGGAAGCGACTGCATCAGCAGATTGTAGTACGAGTAATCCCAATGCTGAGTTCAGCGCAGATTGTCATAATATTTCTGCCGCTGTGGTGTATTTTGAATTTGCCATTGCCGAAGTTGACTTTTCGCAATGGAAAACTTTAGCCTTAGTGAAAGCATATTTAGCAGCGAATGATGTCGCATTAACCTTAGTGGGCCACACGGATATCGTTGGCACGCCTGAGTTTAATTATCTGCTGTCACTTCAGCGCGCTCAAAATGTGAAACGTATTTTGGTTGAAGATTATGGCTTTAATCCAAATCGCTTTACCGTAATGGGTAAAGGTATATCTGAACCTGTAGCGGACAACCGTTCTAGCGAAGGGCGCAGTTTAAATCGACGAGTACAATTTATCGTCAATAATAAATAG
- the ltaE gene encoding low-specificity L-threonine aldolase → MIDLRSDTVTQPTAAMRLAMSRAEVGDDVYGDDPTVNSLQDMAAEMFGFESALFTCSGTQANLLALMAHCERGDEYLCGQQAHNYKFEGGGAAVLGSIQPQPLLNQVDGTIALADIEAAIKPDDIHFARTRLLSLENTIGGKVIPQSYLADAQALAFNRGLKIHLDGARVANAAVAQNIAISKITAHFDSVSICLSKGLCAPVGSLLLGDERLIKKAIRWRKMLGGGMRQAGILAAAGKLALTEQVQRLSEDHDNAAYLARQLAELSEFDVDLAAVQTNMLFAKLAPKVDADLLAKHCRAEGILISPGRTIRLVTHKDVSRQDIDKVLRVVKQYFTA, encoded by the coding sequence ATGATAGATTTACGCAGTGATACTGTTACCCAGCCAACAGCAGCGATGCGATTAGCCATGTCCAGAGCCGAAGTAGGTGACGATGTTTACGGTGATGATCCCACGGTAAATAGTCTGCAGGATATGGCCGCAGAGATGTTTGGCTTTGAAAGCGCATTATTTACCTGTTCAGGTACGCAGGCGAATTTATTGGCTTTGATGGCCCACTGTGAGCGTGGTGATGAGTATCTGTGCGGCCAGCAGGCCCACAATTATAAATTTGAGGGTGGCGGTGCCGCTGTCTTAGGTAGCATTCAACCTCAACCTTTGTTGAATCAAGTCGATGGCACCATTGCCTTGGCCGATATTGAAGCCGCCATTAAGCCTGACGATATCCACTTTGCCCGCACGCGTTTGCTCAGTTTAGAGAATACGATTGGCGGTAAAGTGATCCCGCAAAGCTATTTAGCGGACGCGCAGGCTCTGGCCTTTAATCGCGGATTAAAAATCCATCTCGACGGCGCGCGAGTTGCTAATGCGGCTGTGGCGCAGAATATCGCGATAAGTAAGATTACTGCGCATTTTGATTCTGTTTCGATTTGTCTGTCCAAAGGGTTATGCGCGCCAGTTGGCTCATTACTCTTAGGTGACGAGCGTTTGATTAAGAAGGCGATACGCTGGCGTAAAATGCTCGGTGGCGGCATGCGTCAAGCTGGGATACTTGCTGCGGCAGGTAAGCTCGCCTTAACTGAGCAAGTGCAACGACTGAGTGAAGATCATGACAACGCGGCGTATTTGGCTCGCCAGTTGGCAGAGTTGAGTGAGTTCGACGTCGATTTAGCCGCAGTACAAACCAATATGTTATTTGCCAAATTAGCGCCTAAAGTTGATGCGGATTTATTAGCAAAACACTGTCGAGCTGAAGGCATTCTGATAAGCCCTGGGCGCACGATTCGGCTTGTGACTCACAAAGATGTGAGCCGTCAGGATATAGATAAAGTGTTGCGTGTTGTTAAGCAGTACTTCACTGCCTAA
- a CDS encoding HDOD domain-containing protein, with protein MKPNNNTNKGVDYWTNRISELEMPALCSTVKSLEKLAKDDVSSLALLGRSVMHDNALTSRILRVANSAIYHKGSSQISTVSRAAIVLGFDAVRNICITAKLLSSLLESKNLAPNVYQRLIKLMAKAFQAAMIARMMLSHHDEEMQEEAFIASLLYHIGESAFWSIGGEFTEELDLTLSQCETPAEERSATREALGASFLQLTQSIARNWGLGELLIQALNYPEDQRPDIRAIFLADKLCDILSQPVLDKLELAKRMTQAASFTGLEEKEFLVRMQRCANATHKLAEVYGAKVLLDYLPDPKRIVAAEPDLPPIPLDMPVYQVNLNIQLAKLRELTGFAINKADFNQIMQTVLEGILEGVGVDRCGVLLLSPSRKQLQPRVILGRDADAIKQEFIIDLSDKRGLFHQAMEHKAPLWVDDPSSKKWQEQCKELQARHVSRQGFLMAPLLIDSKVIGFYYADRGPSQRAFEEVDFQSFIHFSQLANVCFTVSLR; from the coding sequence TTGAAGCCTAATAACAATACTAATAAAGGGGTCGATTATTGGACAAATCGGATCAGTGAATTAGAAATGCCCGCACTGTGTTCGACTGTTAAATCGCTAGAAAAGCTCGCCAAGGATGACGTTTCCTCTCTCGCATTACTTGGGCGTAGCGTGATGCACGATAACGCCTTAACCTCTCGTATTCTTCGAGTCGCCAATAGTGCTATTTACCATAAAGGAAGTAGCCAAATCTCCACCGTTAGCCGCGCCGCCATAGTGCTTGGTTTCGATGCGGTGCGAAATATCTGTATTACAGCTAAGTTACTCTCAAGTTTGTTGGAGAGTAAAAATCTCGCGCCCAATGTCTATCAAAGGTTAATTAAGTTGATGGCCAAAGCATTTCAAGCGGCCATGATTGCGCGGATGATGTTGAGTCATCATGACGAGGAGATGCAGGAGGAAGCCTTTATTGCCTCTTTGTTGTATCACATAGGCGAGAGCGCTTTTTGGAGTATTGGGGGCGAATTTACCGAAGAATTAGACTTAACACTCAGCCAATGTGAAACGCCCGCCGAAGAGAGAAGTGCTACCCGCGAAGCCCTTGGTGCTTCTTTTTTGCAGCTCACCCAGAGTATTGCCCGCAATTGGGGATTGGGTGAGTTGCTGATCCAAGCGTTGAATTATCCAGAGGATCAGCGGCCAGATATTCGGGCTATTTTTCTTGCCGATAAGCTCTGCGACATTTTATCGCAACCCGTTCTCGATAAGCTCGAGTTAGCGAAACGTATGACTCAAGCGGCGAGTTTTACTGGGCTAGAAGAGAAAGAGTTTTTGGTACGAATGCAGCGCTGCGCGAATGCGACCCATAAGTTGGCAGAAGTGTACGGTGCTAAAGTGTTACTCGATTATCTACCCGATCCTAAACGTATTGTCGCCGCTGAACCCGATCTACCTCCCATTCCGTTAGATATGCCAGTCTATCAAGTTAACTTGAATATTCAGTTAGCTAAGTTGCGTGAATTGACAGGTTTTGCCATTAATAAAGCAGATTTTAATCAGATAATGCAGACGGTCCTTGAAGGTATTCTTGAGGGCGTGGGTGTTGACCGCTGCGGCGTTTTGTTGTTATCGCCAAGCCGTAAACAGCTCCAACCTAGGGTGATATTGGGCCGTGATGCCGATGCGATAAAACAAGAGTTTATTATCGATTTGAGTGACAAACGTGGGCTATTTCATCAAGCGATGGAGCATAAGGCGCCACTTTGGGTGGACGATCCCAGCTCTAAAAAATGGCAGGAGCAGTGCAAGGAGTTGCAAGCGCGGCACGTGTCACGGCAGGGATTTTTAATGGCACCATTATTGATCGACAGCAAAGTTATCGGGTTTTATTACGCGGATCGGGGCCCTTCACAAAGGGCATTTGAAGAAGTGGATTTTCAAAGTTTTATCCACTTTTCCCAATTGGCGAATGTGTGTTTTACCGTGTCCTTGAGATAG
- a CDS encoding nuclear transport factor 2 family protein — translation MLKDTHAFAVKGTTVNRPANMCRATKASRATNINRTSLGLLLSVLMLGGLNVSAQAQDPPTQSAQTQDTQVQGAQTTSSSDQQAAAQVLDLLNQYSSDADWDKYFALYRKDGIFIGTDASERWGMAEFEHYSRPTKGWRYDLTERHLIQHGDVILFDELLNSPTYGVSRGTGTLIKTDGYWKIAQYHLSFPIPNEIAKQITTEIKAANKQ, via the coding sequence ATGCTCAAAGACACTCATGCATTTGCAGTTAAAGGCACCACTGTTAATCGCCCCGCTAATATGTGTCGCGCGACTAAAGCCAGTCGTGCCACTAATATAAATCGCACTAGCTTGGGGTTACTGCTCAGCGTATTAATGCTCGGCGGCCTTAATGTAAGCGCACAGGCACAGGACCCGCCAACACAAAGCGCTCAAACACAAGACACTCAAGTCCAAGGCGCTCAAACAACATCGAGTTCAGACCAACAAGCGGCAGCTCAGGTGTTGGATTTACTCAACCAATATTCAAGCGATGCCGATTGGGATAAGTATTTTGCCCTGTACCGAAAAGACGGCATTTTTATTGGTACGGATGCGAGTGAACGTTGGGGAATGGCGGAATTTGAACATTACTCCCGCCCTACAAAAGGTTGGCGCTATGATTTAACGGAGCGGCATTTAATCCAACATGGCGACGTCATATTGTTCGACGAGTTATTAAATAGCCCCACCTATGGTGTCAGTCGAGGAACCGGTACTTTGATCAAAACCGATGGCTACTGGAAAATTGCGCAATACCACTTAAGTTTCCCAATCCCCAATGAGATCGCGAAACAGATCACCACCGAGATCAAAGCCGCAAACAAGCAGTAA